A stretch of the Aegilops tauschii subsp. strangulata cultivar AL8/78 chromosome 4, Aet v6.0, whole genome shotgun sequence genome encodes the following:
- the LOC109785939 gene encoding ras-related protein Rab5A isoform X1, translating into MAASAGSKIRNAKLVLLGDVGAGKSSLVLRFVKGQFVEFQESTIGAAFFSQTLAVNDETVKFEIWDTAGQERYHSLAPMYYRGAAAAIVVYDISNQASFTRAKKWVQELQAQGNQNTVVALAGNKADLLEAREVQIEEAKTYAQENGLFFMETSAKTATNVNDIFYEIDVNVSSIPIAAKRLLQGQAAQNPQAAGMVLSQRPNERVVSAASCCSS; encoded by the exons ATGGCCGCCAGCGCCGGCAGCAAGATCCGCAACGCCAAACTG GTTCTTCTTGGCGATGTGGGTGCTGGGAAATCCAGCCTGGTGCTTCGGTTTGTAAAAGGACAATTTGTTGAGTTCCAG GAATCGACAATTGGAGCGGCTTTCTTCTCTCAAACCTTGGCTGTTAATGACGAGACTGTGAAGTTTGAAATCTGGGATACTGCTGGGCAGGAGAGGTATCACAGCTTGGCCCCCATGTACTATAGGGGTGCTGCCGCAGCTATAGTTGTCTATGACATCTCGAACCAG GCATCCTTCACCCGAGCAAAGAAATGGGTTCAAGAACTTCAAGCTCAAG GAAACCAGAATACAGTAGTGGCTCTTGCTGGCAACAAAGCTGATTTGCTCGAGGCGAGGGAGGTTCAAATAGAG GAAGCCAAGACATATGCGCAGGAGAATGGCCTCTTCTTCATGGAAACTTCTGCTAAAACTGCAACCaatgtgaatgacatattttaTGAGATTG ATGTTAACGTTTCATCGATTCCCATTGCAGCAAAGAGATTGCTGCAGGGGCAGGCGGCGCAGAACCCACAGGCAGCGGGGATGGTTCTCTCCCAGAGACCCAATGAGAGAGTGGTCAGCGCGGCTTCGTGCTGCTCCTCCTGA
- the LOC109785939 gene encoding ras-related protein Rab5A isoform X2, producing the protein MAASAGSKIRNAKLVLLGDVGAGKSSLVLRFVKGQFVEFQESTIGAAFFSQTLAVNDETVKFEIWDTAGQERYHSLAPMYYRGAAAAIVVYDISNQASFTRAKKWVQELQAQGNQNTVVALAGNKADLLEAREVQIEEAKTYAQENGLFFMETSAKTATNVNDIFYEIAKRLLQGQAAQNPQAAGMVLSQRPNERVVSAASCCSS; encoded by the exons ATGGCCGCCAGCGCCGGCAGCAAGATCCGCAACGCCAAACTG GTTCTTCTTGGCGATGTGGGTGCTGGGAAATCCAGCCTGGTGCTTCGGTTTGTAAAAGGACAATTTGTTGAGTTCCAG GAATCGACAATTGGAGCGGCTTTCTTCTCTCAAACCTTGGCTGTTAATGACGAGACTGTGAAGTTTGAAATCTGGGATACTGCTGGGCAGGAGAGGTATCACAGCTTGGCCCCCATGTACTATAGGGGTGCTGCCGCAGCTATAGTTGTCTATGACATCTCGAACCAG GCATCCTTCACCCGAGCAAAGAAATGGGTTCAAGAACTTCAAGCTCAAG GAAACCAGAATACAGTAGTGGCTCTTGCTGGCAACAAAGCTGATTTGCTCGAGGCGAGGGAGGTTCAAATAGAG GAAGCCAAGACATATGCGCAGGAGAATGGCCTCTTCTTCATGGAAACTTCTGCTAAAACTGCAACCaatgtgaatgacatattttaTGAGATTG CAAAGAGATTGCTGCAGGGGCAGGCGGCGCAGAACCCACAGGCAGCGGGGATGGTTCTCTCCCAGAGACCCAATGAGAGAGTGGTCAGCGCGGCTTCGTGCTGCTCCTCCTGA
- the LOC109766683 gene encoding uncharacterized protein, whose amino-acid sequence MAMAAYSNQAQAMMRDYLLADPLVPYTSVLIGVFLCKMAYDLTRILSSFYFKGYSSLTKIQRVEWNNRGMSSAHAIFIAAVSVYLVASTDLFSDRLNGPITFRSSIISTSALGVSVGYFITDLAMIFWLFPSLGGMEYVLHHTLSLVAIAYTMLSGEGQFYTYMILISETTTPEINMRWFLDTAGLKKSSAYLINGILIFVVWLVARIFLFLYVFYHIYLHYSQIMKMHAFGYYLTLTVPSVLFVMNAMWFMKILKGVMKTLSKWS is encoded by the exons ATGGCGATGGCGGCCTACAGCAACCAAGCGCAGGCGATGATGAGGGACTACCTGCTGGCCGACCCGCTCGTCCCCTACACCTCCGTGCTCATCGGCGTTTTCCTCTGCAAGATG GCTTATGACCTCACACGGATACTGAGCTCGTTTTACTTCAAGGGCTATTCTTCTTTGACAAAAATACAGCGTGTTGAATGGAACAACAG GGGTATGTCCAGTGCACATGCGATCTTTATCGCAGCAGTATCAGTATATCTTGTTGCATCTACAGATCTTTTCTCCGATCGACTTAATGGGCCTATTACATTCCGCAGTTCGATCATCTCCACCTCTGCATTAGGG GTTTCTGTGGGTTACTTCATCACTGATCTTGCAATGATCTTCTGGTTGTTTCCTTCCCTTGGTGGAATGGAATAT GTACTCCATCATACTCTTTCTCTGGTTGCAATAGCTTACACGATGTTGTCAGGGGAGGGGCAGTTTTACACGTACATGATTCTTATTTCAGAAACAACCACCCCTGAAATCAACATGAGATG GTTCCTTGACACCGCTGGACTGAAGAAGTCGAGCGCCTACCTGATTAATGGTATTTTGATATTTGTTGTATGGCTG GTGGCAAGGATATTTTTGTTCTTGTATGTATTCTACCACATCTATTTGCACTACAGCCAG ATAATGAAGATGCACGCATTTGGTTATTACCTGACACTGACCGTGCCGTCGGTGCTCTTTGTCATGAACGCAATGTGGTTTATGAAGATTTTGAAAGGGGTGATGAAAACACTGTCGAAATGGTCATAA